GAGCGCCTCATGGCTTGCGCTTGGCAAAGGGTGGAGCCTGTTGCTGGCGCGCCCGGACTTTTTCCCCAGTCTTGCGGTGCAGTATGAACAAGTCCTGCCCCTGTTCGCCGGCGTTGGCCTGATGCTGTTCTGGCTTAGCGTGGTGGGGCATTATCTCGTTATTGCATTTGAGACCGTGCGCCTGAACGAGAAACAGGCCTTGGAGTTGCAAATTCTCGCGCACGAAGCGGAGTTGAAAGCGCTGCGGGCGCAAATTCATCCGCATTTTCTGTTTAATAGTTTGAATTCGATTAGCGCGCTGACCACAATCGATCCGGCTGCGGCGCGGCTCATGTGCCTGCGCCTTGCGGATTTTTTGCGACAAAGCCTGAATCTTGGCGCACAAGATAAAATTTCATTGGCGCAGGAATTGGCATTGGCTCAGGATTTTCTCGCAATCGAACAGATTCGGTTTGGCCAGCGTCTGCAAGTGGCGCAAAACATTGCAGAGGAAAGCACGGCATGCGAAGTGCCGCCGTTGCTGCTGCAGCCGCTGCTGGAGAATGCCATTAATCATGGCATCGCGCATTTACTCGAGGGCGGAACGATCACACTTGAAGCCTTGCGCAATGGCTCTTATCTCAAGTTGGCTGTGCAAAATCCCTGCGATCCCGAACGCCCGTCGCCACGCCGTGCGGGTATTGGTCTTGCGAATGTGAAAAAACGCCTGTTTACCCTTTTCGGCGCCGATGCCCGGGTTGATATCATCGACAATACGCACGATTTTCGCGTGGAATTATCGCTGCCGGCCCGGCCATAAATTTACCACAAGCCGGGGAAGTCAGGCTTGAACTCAATGA
The Cytophagia bacterium CHB2 DNA segment above includes these coding regions:
- a CDS encoding sensor histidine kinase; protein product: MHPLLAHKNRLGLYLIAWVLMGVLLAALVKFMANLPWLEALVLALPLTMIYSFMCLPPWYLCREFPLTQTPPVKLALVYVVAAILSSASWLALGKGWSLLLARPDFFPSLAVQYEQVLPLFAGVGLMLFWLSVVGHYLVIAFETVRLNEKQALELQILAHEAELKALRAQIHPHFLFNSLNSISALTTIDPAAARLMCLRLADFLRQSLNLGAQDKISLAQELALAQDFLAIEQIRFGQRLQVAQNIAEESTACEVPPLLLQPLLENAINHGIAHLLEGGTITLEALRNGSYLKLAVQNPCDPERPSPRRAGIGLANVKKRLFTLFGADARVDIIDNTHDFRVELSLPARP